A section of the Anabaena cylindrica PCC 7122 genome encodes:
- a CDS encoding beta strand repeat-containing protein translates to MKYQKSKFYRSLVAIALLANGSFQLLAPAMAEGTTAGETISNTATATYEDPNSPGTTLNTTSNTVTITVAEVAGITVSAAGIVDNNGGTVGVGDLLIYTYTITNVGNDPTTFRIPNLATTTGPGIVSGTLPGATTANNLQYSTDGGTTWIEITNTEEITPSVAPNGTVLVRVPITVQVGAQTGETIAVTLGNTPGNAQNQLRIPNGGDVYTVDNPDAAANEADGPPINGTREASAVQDIQVGVTAKTYALATILKVRSEYDNNATVNNITDDTLTYDLGLRVESNDVTGSGITPAPLAGTTINVDTVNGSYILVSDAIPAGTQLAAAPTPPTGWDAVYTTSDPATFNANTAVWKRFPLQGADTLAGITRVGFINKTNTITSIAPGTTVNGFSIQLAMPTATSPLKVINIAQLFGQTPGNDLPVYDESGDQNPSNFDGSTPPVGTDTNADGLPDDLTSTITDGLVTDTELAATGTDTSNNNTGTGEAGEANVFDVVVVGAASVLNGPQGVPNAIGPTDNNDDFTNKSALVPAGTAPGSTLDPQSVGFTNTLQNSGTDPGDITLEPTAPVNPLDLRDGTLVTLTYDAQSVIYTYDQGAGTFTTTGTPITIPNVAPGATINYGVEVNLPANTPLSTDTIADYAGDTEFGFPVRITATIDVAGTTTTNITIDRVYTGYLKLVKLSRILQGTGPAVGTGQDNFESTPAVNGIDPNSTVTDVPRTPAPGNIIEYLIRYTNISDAQAGTGNVILNADKIVITEDGTTGTNNWALDNDTNGQSDTSNIVGSAQDSGASTINFFSGNPATTGSIDQTGTTVNTDVTKYINQVTGIVAPGVQRTFIFQRKMN, encoded by the coding sequence GTGAAGTATCAAAAATCCAAGTTTTACCGTTCTTTAGTTGCGATCGCATTATTAGCCAATGGTTCTTTCCAATTACTAGCACCTGCAATGGCAGAAGGAACTACCGCAGGTGAAACTATTAGCAACACCGCAACCGCAACTTACGAAGACCCCAATAGCCCAGGAACAACCTTAAATACTACCTCCAACACCGTCACTATCACCGTTGCAGAAGTCGCAGGTATAACCGTTTCAGCCGCAGGAATAGTAGATAACAACGGTGGAACTGTAGGAGTTGGAGACCTATTAATCTACACCTACACAATCACCAACGTTGGTAACGACCCGACCACATTCCGCATTCCTAACTTAGCCACCACCACTGGTCCAGGTATAGTATCAGGAACCTTACCCGGCGCTACTACAGCGAATAATCTCCAATACAGCACTGACGGCGGCACAACTTGGATAGAAATTACTAATACTGAAGAAATCACACCCTCAGTTGCTCCTAATGGCACTGTCTTGGTTCGTGTGCCAATAACTGTACAAGTAGGCGCTCAAACAGGGGAAACTATTGCAGTTACCTTAGGTAACACCCCTGGTAATGCTCAAAACCAACTTCGCATCCCAAATGGTGGTGACGTATACACAGTAGATAACCCGGATGCTGCTGCTAATGAAGCAGATGGCCCACCCATCAACGGGACACGGGAAGCCAGCGCAGTTCAGGATATTCAAGTTGGTGTCACAGCAAAAACTTATGCATTAGCTACCATTCTCAAAGTGCGTAGTGAATACGACAATAATGCAACTGTAAATAATATTACAGATGACACACTAACCTATGATTTAGGTTTGCGCGTAGAAAGCAATGATGTCACTGGCAGTGGCATCACCCCAGCACCTTTAGCCGGGACAACCATCAATGTTGATACTGTTAATGGTTCTTATATCCTCGTTTCTGATGCCATTCCCGCAGGTACACAACTAGCAGCAGCACCCACTCCGCCTACTGGTTGGGACGCAGTCTATACCACATCTGATCCAGCGACGTTTAACGCCAATACAGCAGTATGGAAACGTTTCCCCTTACAAGGTGCTGATACCTTGGCAGGTATCACCCGCGTTGGTTTTATCAACAAAACCAATACCATAACTTCCATTGCTCCTGGTACAACAGTCAATGGTTTTTCGATTCAGTTAGCGATGCCAACTGCGACTTCACCATTAAAAGTCATCAACATCGCCCAATTATTTGGTCAAACACCAGGTAATGATCTCCCAGTTTACGATGAATCCGGTGACCAAAATCCCAGTAACTTCGATGGTTCTACACCACCAGTTGGTACAGATACGAATGCTGATGGTCTTCCCGATGATTTAACTAGTACCATTACTGATGGCTTAGTAACAGACACAGAACTAGCCGCAACGGGAACAGATACAAGCAACAATAATACTGGTACTGGTGAAGCTGGTGAAGCCAACGTCTTCGATGTAGTAGTAGTTGGAGCAGCGTCAGTTCTGAACGGGCCACAGGGTGTACCAAATGCTATTGGTCCAACTGATAATAATGATGACTTCACCAATAAATCAGCCCTTGTTCCTGCTGGTACTGCACCGGGTTCTACACTTGATCCGCAGTCAGTTGGTTTCACTAATACTCTTCAGAACAGTGGTACAGACCCAGGTGATATCACACTAGAGCCAACCGCACCAGTAAATCCATTAGACTTGCGTGATGGAACACTGGTAACTCTTACCTATGATGCCCAATCTGTTATCTATACCTACGATCAAGGAGCCGGAACTTTCACTACTACTGGTACACCAATTACAATCCCAAATGTTGCTCCTGGTGCGACTATTAATTATGGTGTAGAAGTTAATTTACCAGCGAATACTCCATTATCAACTGATACTATCGCCGATTATGCAGGCGATACAGAATTTGGCTTCCCAGTCCGCATCACTGCCACAATTGATGTAGCAGGTACTACGACAACAAATATCACCATTGACCGGGTATACACTGGTTACTTGAAACTGGTGAAACTCTCACGAATTTTACAAGGAACTGGTCCAGCAGTTGGTACAGGTCAAGATAATTTTGAATCTACACCTGCCGTCAATGGTATTGATCCTAATTCCACTGTTACTGATGTACCCAGAACTCCAGCACCAGGCAATATTATTGAGTATCTAATTCGGTACACAAATATTTCAGATGCCCAAGCTGGTACGGGTAATGTGATTTTGAACGCTGACAAAATTGTGATTACTGAAGATGGTACTACAGGCACTAACAATTGGGCTTTAGATAATGACACTAATGGTCAAAGTGATACTAGCAATATTGTTGGTTCAGCCCAAGATTCAGGTGCTTCTACGATCAACTTCTTTAGTGGTAATCCAGCTACAACTGGTAGTATTGATCAAACCGGTACTACAGTCAATACTGATGTCACCAAATATATCAATCAAGTCACAGGAATAGTTGCACCAGGTGTCCAAAGAACATTCATTTTCCAACGTAAGATGAATTAA
- a CDS encoding DUF11 domain-containing protein, producing the protein MINKRKSRKNYFIKKLLPRLITAMILGCILQTPIANINRVIAQSTTIITNQADYTYTDPANDEGEFKASSSKLDFNFSSLVDPLGQILGCAGTLLPDYTGFSVGVYEANSNDPTGSELGNLVSLTRTELPDTPNNIPGGKAPNIENSNPYFITNNPAGVYNFLLDPNKGQTQPGKTYIFVINTPANSIYKQRRIKIVILDSIDVAGTANKVIRYLATSLDGQPISLTGGTTVEATTVLVNNAELQGLNLLAFELTTNLCQPSQIQIIKTGDRATAEPGDTAIYRVSLKNQSDADLNNIIVTDNLPLGFQFLPKSVRGELEGNPVSVTSEINGNTITFRTNITLLSSKVINIAYAVQLTNDAQRGTGRNSAIVNAQRIDNGFSVKDGPATHQLKIRPGIVSDCGTLIGRVFLDKNFDGEQQNDEPGIPNAVIFLQDGNRITTDPNGLFSVANVLPGSHTGVLDLSSVPGYALAPNHKFRERNSQSRLVRLEPGGLVRMNFAVTPIFQEQVKK; encoded by the coding sequence ATGATTAATAAACGTAAATCTAGAAAAAATTATTTTATTAAAAAACTATTGCCAAGACTGATAACAGCAATGATTTTAGGATGTATTTTGCAAACTCCCATAGCTAACATAAATAGGGTAATAGCCCAAAGTACAACAATTATCACGAATCAGGCTGATTATACCTATACAGATCCTGCAAATGATGAAGGTGAGTTTAAAGCAAGTTCTAGTAAACTGGACTTCAATTTCAGTTCATTAGTTGACCCTCTAGGGCAAATTTTAGGTTGTGCTGGTACACTCTTACCAGACTATACAGGTTTCTCTGTTGGTGTGTATGAAGCTAACTCTAACGATCCCACAGGATCTGAGTTAGGAAATTTAGTTTCCTTGACACGGACAGAACTACCAGATACTCCTAATAATATTCCTGGAGGAAAAGCACCAAATATTGAAAATAGTAATCCCTATTTTATTACCAATAATCCCGCAGGTGTTTATAATTTTCTTCTTGATCCTAACAAAGGTCAAACCCAACCAGGAAAAACTTATATTTTTGTGATTAATACCCCAGCTAATTCTATCTATAAACAACGCCGAATTAAAATTGTTATTTTAGATAGCATTGATGTCGCAGGAACAGCTAACAAAGTTATTCGTTATCTTGCTACTTCTTTAGATGGACAACCCATCAGTTTAACGGGTGGAACAACAGTAGAAGCCACAACTGTTTTAGTTAATAATGCCGAACTCCAAGGACTAAACTTATTAGCTTTTGAACTAACAACAAACTTGTGTCAACCCAGTCAAATACAGATCATCAAAACAGGTGATCGCGCAACCGCTGAACCCGGAGACACAGCCATCTATCGCGTATCACTCAAAAATCAATCAGATGCGGATTTGAATAATATCATAGTCACCGATAACTTACCTTTAGGCTTTCAATTTTTACCCAAATCTGTCCGGGGAGAATTAGAAGGAAACCCAGTTAGTGTTACCAGCGAAATTAACGGTAATACCATCACATTCCGCACAAATATTACTCTTTTAAGTTCAAAAGTTATCAACATTGCTTACGCTGTTCAACTCACAAATGATGCTCAAAGAGGTACAGGTCGAAATAGTGCCATTGTCAATGCACAAAGAATTGATAACGGCTTTAGTGTCAAAGATGGGCCAGCAACTCACCAACTAAAAATTAGACCAGGAATAGTCAGTGATTGTGGTACTTTAATTGGTCGCGTATTCCTAGATAAAAACTTTGATGGTGAACAACAAAATGATGAACCAGGAATACCTAACGCAGTAATTTTTCTGCAAGATGGTAATCGGATCACCACAGATCCTAATGGTTTATTTTCCGTGGCCAATGTCTTACCTGGAAGTCACACCGGAGTTCTTGATCTGAGTAGTGTTCCTGGTTATGCCCTCGCTCCCAATCACAAATTCCGTGAACGTAATAGCCAATCTCGGTTAGTGCGTTTAGAACCAGGTGGTTTGGTGAGAATGAATTTTGCTGTCACCCCCATCTTTCAGGAGCAAGTAAAGAAATGA